The region AACGTGCGGCCGCTCCCATCTTGGAAGAATACAGTTAAGGTAACGTAAGTAAATTGCGAACTTGAAAACCCCAATCATTAAAACTTTCGGGCAGAGTTTTACTTGTCATCAAAGGATACGGACTGCAAAACATCTTCTTAAGGTCTACTTTCTCCTTACAGTACGGACAGGTTTGCTTTTTACCTACGATACACCAGCCTCTGATACAGAACTCGTGAAATACGTGATCACAACTCAATTTGTATGTATTCTCAATAACTCCTTCCTCATTTTCAGAAACCAACAATCTGTTGCCACACACTGCGCATACTCCTGGCTCCAATGTTCTTGTTGGCATACTGCCTGGAGCGTAATACTGCAAATAAGATACtagtaatgaaaatataaaatttttcctaaaGTTGAGCAGCAACGCGGTAAAAAATCCTTGGcgattcaatatttcaaactagatggaataattgtaaaatatctTTATTTCTCCAGATTATCGGGGCTGAGTGACAGTGTGAGATTCTGTAGAACATTTTTACTGACCCCGATATGTGAGGCCATTTTGTCGGCACAAATTTCTGAGATGTCTCTGCCCAGTACACCGAAGTAAAGACCATAGAAAACAAAGAGTAGGCCATAGTCCATCCACACGTGGGGACTGACGTCAAATATCAAATTCAAGCCAAAGAATGTGGCCAGCATTATAACGTATCCAATAATACCCAAGGTATAACTTaatttgtaaatgaaataGAACCATTTGTAAACTAatctgaaaacgaaaatattttagcACTAATTATGGCGGTATTAAGAAGTTTTCTTTGGATGCTTTCTTACCCCTAGAACACACGAACCTCAttacaaaaacttttttgttacattttaacgactttttttgtatttccgTACTCCgtatttttatcactttcatattccaaaataaatttatatactttttcTCTTACTTTACTCTTGATAAtcacgtttgaaatttgtaaatcgAGGATCGGTATCGACCCCACTCGTGAGTTAAACGGTATAAAAAAGATACATGTGTTGTGGGGTTAAACACACGTATGTGCATAGCTGATATAAAGCAAGTTACAGACCTAGGTGTAGTGCCCTGAATTGGTCGTTGCAACGCTTTTCTAACTATGAGCCAAGTTATGCACGAGAATACGTgccataaaaatataaatctcCACCACTGATTTCTTATGCATAATACAAGCGGTATCACCCACATGGCAAGCAACGTGATCATCTGTAAGTATAATTGGGTAAAATACAGATTTCAGATGTGAGAGACAACtcacaattttctttctctctctctctctctatctcgaTATCGAATCCTTTCCTACCTGATAAGATTTATAATGCCGTTTTTTCCATTCAACAAGGAACACCTGTGCGACTATCAGGGTCACTAAGAGGATGAGAAGCATCTCTGTGTGCATAGATTCGTGCCCTCGATGCTTTTCGTGCATCTTTATGTGTTCCACCCTGCGTTaggagaaaaatataattgataaaatcCAAGTACGTATAACGCAAGTTTATACactgaatatttgaaaagcCTCTCTACTTAGTCACATTGTTTCTAAtatcaaatgaataaattataagcCTGCATGAGACATGGTGGGATACGGTAATATAGCGTTGATACAATATAttgattttaatataataaCTGGGTGTTTGCGAGGTAACGTTTTTCTGTAATGAGTTTTATCAAGGACGGATGTTGCtggaacaaatgaaaattactgtaataaaattagaCATTTTCGCCTTAAAATTTACCTCCATTTCTCTTCCGGAGTGAGTTCAGCTTCGCTCTGaaatgtgaaagaaaataaataaaataaatcaacaaGAAGATTAACAAAAATGTCACGTGATAAAATTGTCTAAAATAATAGCAACGAAgcaacgaaaagaaaaaaacattacaaGATAACAGTTTAAGATAGGAACTAATGCCGATTCACAGTTTATGAATGTACGTACATAGATTACGTTACTTGGTGAAACATTAACGGGTTTACCGATTTTAggttatatttcatctgacaAGATAAACCTCAATGAATGTCATTTTAAAAGTGACAATTTGCTGCCGAGACAATTTCGTACCTTGTTCGGCATCACGTGTATGTTATCCATTATTGATAATTCACTTGTATTATTAACTAGAAAGTTAATAGCTCGTAGCAAGATGTCATAATACGAATTTAATTACACAGCCGACGCAGCAGAAGCAAGGCAACATACGTGACATATACGGTTGCACGGAACGATGGAACATGGAACCATGGAACCCAACAACGGCAACCGTTAATTGGCTCGATTTTTACAAGCAGCGAAATGCTGCCGCAGTATTTTTCTGCCCTCTGTTTCTTGGCCAATAGGAATGCCGATAAGGTAAGAAAACGCTACCTGGTATGCGCCGAGTGCGAATCTCCCGTTTCACTCGCATTCTCATTGGTCGAGAATTAGGCGctacgatttttcaaaccacATTTCGAACACGATTCTcgatattcaaaattgattcgaatcCGATAGCTATAGGGGGAATCTTATAACGGACAACCGCGAGCTGCGAACTAGTTGGGGCGGTTTTTCTGGGGAAACGAAAGCGGGcattgagataaaaaataatagtagGTGTTTAACTTGATGGGAAATTACGTATATACTACACAAAATAGCTGTATCACGTGTGATATGtatgggaaataaaaaataaagtttttttttgataaagaTCGCTTTGGAATCTTTCGATTGATACGAcaggaaaattataaata is a window of Neodiprion fabricii isolate iyNeoFabr1 chromosome 6, iyNeoFabr1.1, whole genome shotgun sequence DNA encoding:
- the LOC124184398 gene encoding RING finger protein 121 isoform X2, with product MHEKHRGHESMHTEMLLILLVTLIVAQVFLVEWKKRHYKSYQMITLLAMWVIPLVLCIRNQWWRFIFLWHVFSCITWLIVRKALQRPIQGTTPRLVYKWFYFIYKLSYTLGIIGYVIMLATFFGLNLIFDVSPHVWMDYGLLFVFYGLYFGVLGRDISEICADKMASHIGYYAPGSMPTRTLEPGVCAVCGNRLLVSENEEGVIENTYKLSCDHVFHEFCIRGWCIVGKKQTCPYCKEKVDLKKMFCSPWERPHVLYGQLLDWIRWLVAWQPLILFLVQGINWALGLE
- the LOC124184398 gene encoding RING finger protein 121 isoform X1, encoding MDNIHVMPNKSEAELTPEEKWRVEHIKMHEKHRGHESMHTEMLLILLVTLIVAQVFLVEWKKRHYKSYQMITLLAMWVIPLVLCIRNQWWRFIFLWHVFSCITWLIVRKALQRPIQGTTPRLVYKWFYFIYKLSYTLGIIGYVIMLATFFGLNLIFDVSPHVWMDYGLLFVFYGLYFGVLGRDISEICADKMASHIGYYAPGSMPTRTLEPGVCAVCGNRLLVSENEEGVIENTYKLSCDHVFHEFCIRGWCIVGKKQTCPYCKEKVDLKKMFCSPWERPHVLYGQLLDWIRWLVAWQPLILFLVQGINWALGLE